A single genomic interval of Bacillus smithii harbors:
- a CDS encoding patatin-like phospholipase family protein, with protein MKVGIALGGGAVRGIAHIGVLKVLKKHQIPIDFISGTSMGGAIGGLVAAGIDVEEIEEFVLSTPSYRLMDIGIRKRGILAGNKIYAILIQFLEQKGLGDIKIEDLKIPFRAVSVDLIKGSVFVMKEGSLVLAIRATTSVPGIFSPVHYQGKVLVDGGILNNLPADLLHEAGMDKILAVDVEREHDEQEPRNIFETVYRSFTIMMTVQRRVNLKYADVVFRPEVGHILAFDTSRIRECIEAGEREAQRKIPEVLSLLE; from the coding sequence GTGAAAGTAGGAATTGCTTTAGGAGGCGGTGCCGTACGCGGGATAGCCCATATTGGAGTGTTAAAAGTATTAAAGAAGCATCAAATCCCCATTGATTTTATATCGGGAACGAGTATGGGCGGTGCGATTGGAGGCTTAGTTGCCGCGGGTATTGATGTAGAAGAAATTGAAGAGTTTGTTCTAAGCACGCCATCTTATCGATTGATGGATATTGGAATTCGAAAACGTGGAATTTTAGCCGGAAATAAAATATACGCTATTTTGATTCAATTTTTGGAGCAAAAAGGGCTTGGTGATATTAAAATCGAGGATTTGAAGATACCGTTTCGGGCAGTATCGGTCGATTTGATCAAAGGAAGTGTTTTCGTGATGAAAGAAGGCAGCCTTGTCTTGGCTATTCGAGCAACCACATCGGTTCCTGGTATTTTTTCTCCTGTTCATTATCAAGGCAAAGTATTGGTGGATGGTGGAATTTTAAATAATCTCCCTGCCGACTTGCTTCATGAAGCCGGAATGGATAAGATCCTTGCAGTAGATGTCGAAAGGGAACATGATGAACAGGAACCTCGTAATATATTCGAAACGGTTTATCGTTCGTTTACAATTATGATGACCGTGCAGCGCCGTGTCAACTTGAAGTATGCAGATGTCGTTTTTCGTCCGGAAGTAGGTCATATTTTAGCGTTCGACACAAGCAGAATCCGAGAATGCATTGAAGCTGGTGAGCGAGAAGCTCAACGGAAGATTCCTGAAGTGTTATCTTTGTTAGAATAA
- a CDS encoding phasin family protein — MDLIKKGLSFGLGLAVTSKEQAEKFVNDLVKKGELSLEESKDMVNQLIQRGEEEKKGLQRIVREQIKQILNELDLATKEDIQKLEQRIQKLENDDK; from the coding sequence ATGGATTTAATCAAAAAAGGATTGTCATTTGGACTTGGTTTAGCTGTTACAAGCAAGGAACAAGCAGAAAAATTTGTGAATGATTTGGTGAAAAAAGGGGAGTTGTCTCTGGAAGAATCAAAAGACATGGTCAATCAGCTGATTCAGCGGGGAGAAGAAGAAAAAAAAGGATTACAACGCATTGTACGGGAGCAAATCAAACAAATATTAAACGAATTGGATTTAGCGACAAAAGAGGATATTCAAAAACTGGAACAACGAATTCAGAAATTGGAAAATGATGATAAGTAA
- the ubiB gene encoding 2-polyprenylphenol 6-hydroxylase produces MIGKRIRHISRYRDIAITLIRNGFGMVVEETGIAQFLSLPQRLFFEKKEKASKSVGERIRIVLEELGPTFVKLGQIASTRPDLIPEEIIRELEKLQDHVPPFSFQEVREIVQNELGEEIENIFLHFEDVPLAAASIGQVHRATLRTGEQVAVKIQRPNITTVIETDLEILQDLATLAEQRSELAAKHQIRDMMDEFSKSLREELDYTNEARNAEKIANQFKDDSTIYVPKVFWEYTTKKVLTMEYVEGVKFNEIDQLKKNGYNLKNLAERLAKGIFQQVFIGGFFHGDPHPGNVLVLPGEIIAFLDFGMVGRLTPYMRYHFSSLIISLMRQSTDGVIHSISAMGLIPDDVNMKQLRADVERMREKYYDVPLSQIRLGEAVNDLFRLAFQHSIRIPADLSLLGKTLLTVEGVVENLDPEFSILDIAEPFGRRLLKERYHPKNVAETVWKQVSDYGELILDFPKHMKEFASLAKRGRLRMEVGIPELDLFLKKLDQISNRLSFSIVLLSFSIIMVGIIIGSSMNRQSTLLWKFPAIEMGFVVATLMFFWLLYSIFKSGRF; encoded by the coding sequence ATGATTGGGAAAAGAATTCGTCATATCAGTCGTTATCGCGATATTGCTATTACGTTGATTCGAAATGGTTTTGGAATGGTGGTCGAGGAAACCGGCATTGCTCAATTTCTCTCCCTCCCTCAGCGTCTGTTTTTCGAGAAGAAGGAAAAAGCTTCTAAGTCTGTCGGTGAACGAATTAGAATCGTTCTGGAAGAATTGGGTCCTACTTTCGTGAAATTGGGGCAAATCGCCAGTACTCGCCCTGATTTGATTCCTGAAGAGATCATCAGAGAATTAGAAAAACTGCAAGACCATGTTCCACCTTTCTCTTTTCAAGAAGTGCGTGAAATTGTTCAAAATGAATTAGGAGAAGAAATTGAAAACATATTTCTCCATTTTGAGGACGTGCCGCTTGCGGCTGCTTCGATCGGACAAGTCCATCGGGCCACTTTGCGCACCGGGGAACAGGTAGCAGTCAAAATACAACGTCCAAATATTACAACTGTGATTGAAACAGATTTGGAAATTCTTCAAGATTTGGCGACATTAGCTGAACAACGATCGGAATTGGCAGCAAAGCATCAAATCCGTGATATGATGGATGAATTTTCTAAGTCCCTTCGCGAAGAACTCGATTATACGAATGAAGCACGGAATGCGGAGAAAATTGCCAATCAGTTTAAAGATGACTCTACCATCTATGTTCCAAAAGTTTTTTGGGAGTATACCACTAAAAAAGTATTAACGATGGAATATGTCGAAGGGGTAAAATTCAATGAAATAGACCAACTGAAGAAAAATGGCTACAACTTAAAAAACTTAGCTGAACGTCTTGCAAAAGGAATTTTTCAACAAGTTTTCATCGGTGGCTTTTTTCACGGGGACCCGCATCCAGGAAATGTACTAGTATTACCTGGAGAGATCATTGCTTTTCTCGATTTTGGAATGGTAGGGCGGCTTACTCCCTATATGAGATATCATTTTTCATCTTTAATCATTTCGTTGATGCGTCAAAGTACCGATGGGGTGATTCATTCGATCAGTGCAATGGGATTGATTCCGGATGATGTAAACATGAAACAGTTGCGAGCTGATGTAGAACGTATGAGGGAAAAGTATTATGATGTTCCTTTAAGCCAAATTCGTTTAGGGGAGGCCGTGAACGATTTATTTCGTTTAGCTTTTCAGCATTCAATCCGAATTCCGGCCGACTTATCATTATTAGGAAAAACTTTGCTGACGGTTGAAGGCGTAGTTGAAAATCTTGATCCTGAATTCAGCATACTCGATATTGCCGAACCATTTGGCCGTCGACTGTTAAAAGAACGATACCATCCCAAAAATGTAGCAGAAACGGTATGGAAGCAAGTTTCTGATTATGGAGAATTGATTTTGGACTTTCCAAAACACATGAAAGAATTTGCTTCTTTGGCCAAGCGGGGAAGACTTCGTATGGAGGTCGGCATCCCGGAACTGGATCTTTTTTTAAAGAAATTGGATCAGATCAGTAATCGATTATCATTTAGCATTGTTTTATTGTCTTTCAGCATCATTATGGTTGGGATCATTATCGGTTCTTCCATGAATAGACAATCCACGTTGTTGTGGAAGTTTCCCGCCATTGAGATGGGATTCGTGGTGGCGACACTCATGTTTTTTTGGCTTTTGTATTCGATTTTTAAGTCAGGAAGATTTTAA
- a CDS encoding metal-sensing transcriptional repressor, producing MDHCEDNSINPKMVPRTEEEIESLIKRLKRIEGQVRGVQKMVEDNRYCIDILVQISAIQAALKKVGFNLLERHANHCVSKAIREGNGEESIQELMEVVKQFSK from the coding sequence GTGGACCACTGTGAAGATAATTCCATCAATCCTAAAATGGTTCCCCGAACAGAGGAAGAAATCGAAAGTTTAATAAAGCGCTTGAAACGCATTGAAGGACAGGTGCGTGGAGTGCAAAAAATGGTGGAGGACAACCGTTATTGTATTGATATTTTAGTTCAAATTTCGGCTATTCAAGCCGCATTAAAGAAAGTAGGTTTTAATTTGTTGGAACGTCATGCCAATCATTGTGTTTCTAAAGCGATTCGTGAAGGCAACGGAGAAGAATCCATTCAAGAGTTAATGGAAGTTGTTAAGCAATTCTCTAAGTAA
- a CDS encoding heavy metal translocating P-type ATPase: MSEQKIVTLKVTGMTCAACSNRIEKVLNKMDGVEANVNLAMEKATVKYDPAKQSVADIQTRINKLGYGVATEKVTLDIEGMTCAACATRIEKGLKRMEGVTSAVVNLATNSAVVEYNEGVSSVEDILEKIKKLGYKGQIHDEEQDQADRRNVQLKQKQRQLAISIILSLPLLYTMIAHMPFDLGLPLPHLLMNPWFQLLLATPVQFYIGGPFYVGAYRALRNKSANMDVLVALGTSAAYFYSLYEAFKTLANPEYMPKLYFETSALLITLVLVGKYFESLAKGRTTEAISKLLSLQAKEALVIRNGQEVKVPLEEVVIGDTILVKPGEKIPVDGTVISGISSVDESMITGESIPVDKKEGDAVIGATLNTNGVLTIRAEKVGKETALANIIKIVEEAQGSKAPIQRMADVISGIFVPIVVGISVASFMIWYFIVAPGDLPKALEVAIAVLVIACPCALGLATPTSIMVGTGKGAEKGILFKGGEYLEGTHTINAVLLDKTGTVTKGKPEVTDVVEFQNGMLDYAVSAESASEHPLAQAIVEYGKKQAISIKPSEHFSAIPGHGIEAVIEGKHVLVGTRKLMKEHSIDISEHENQMADFEKQGKTAMLVAIDHQIAGIIAVADTVKESSKEAIQTLKQMGIEVYMVTGDNQRTAEAIAKQVNVDHVYAEVLPEDKAKIVEELQKQGKRVAMVGDGINDAPALAKADIGMAIGTGTDVAIETADVTLVGGDLAHIPNAIELSRKTMRNIRQNLFWALFYNSVGIPVAAAGLLEPWVAGAAMAFSSVSVVTNALRLKRVKIENGTI, from the coding sequence ATGAGTGAACAAAAGATCGTCACATTAAAAGTGACTGGTATGACATGTGCCGCTTGTTCCAATCGTATTGAGAAAGTGCTGAACAAGATGGATGGAGTAGAAGCCAATGTCAATTTAGCGATGGAAAAAGCAACGGTTAAATATGATCCGGCTAAACAAAGTGTAGCCGATATTCAAACAAGAATTAACAAATTAGGATATGGCGTTGCGACTGAAAAAGTAACGCTGGATATTGAAGGGATGACATGCGCGGCCTGTGCGACTCGTATCGAAAAAGGGCTAAAACGCATGGAGGGCGTTACAAGTGCGGTTGTTAACCTGGCGACAAACAGTGCGGTTGTAGAATACAATGAAGGCGTTTCTTCTGTAGAAGATATTTTAGAAAAAATCAAAAAGCTAGGCTACAAGGGACAGATCCACGATGAAGAACAAGATCAAGCTGATCGAAGAAATGTGCAGCTGAAACAAAAGCAACGACAGCTGGCTATTTCGATCATCTTATCATTGCCCTTGCTTTATACGATGATTGCTCATATGCCTTTTGATTTAGGCTTGCCGCTGCCGCATTTATTAATGAATCCATGGTTCCAGCTTCTATTAGCGACACCCGTTCAGTTTTACATAGGCGGTCCTTTTTATGTTGGGGCATATCGGGCATTGCGGAACAAAAGCGCCAACATGGATGTATTAGTAGCTCTTGGAACATCGGCCGCTTACTTTTACAGCTTGTACGAAGCGTTTAAAACTTTAGCCAATCCCGAATATATGCCGAAATTGTATTTTGAAACAAGTGCCTTGCTGATTACGCTTGTACTGGTTGGAAAATACTTCGAGTCACTGGCAAAAGGAAGAACGACAGAAGCCATCTCTAAGCTGTTGAGCTTGCAAGCAAAAGAAGCTCTTGTGATCCGTAATGGTCAAGAAGTAAAAGTTCCGCTTGAAGAAGTGGTGATCGGAGATACCATTCTTGTCAAACCCGGAGAAAAAATCCCGGTAGACGGCACTGTTATTTCCGGGATATCCTCCGTGGACGAATCCATGATTACTGGCGAATCGATTCCGGTTGATAAGAAAGAAGGAGACGCTGTCATAGGAGCTACTTTGAATACAAATGGCGTACTGACCATTCGAGCCGAAAAGGTAGGAAAAGAGACGGCCCTTGCCAATATCATTAAAATCGTTGAAGAGGCTCAAGGTTCTAAAGCGCCGATTCAGCGGATGGCAGATGTCATCTCAGGAATTTTCGTGCCTATTGTGGTAGGGATTTCTGTTGCATCGTTTATGATATGGTACTTCATTGTGGCGCCGGGTGACTTGCCAAAGGCGCTTGAAGTGGCCATTGCGGTTCTTGTCATCGCCTGTCCTTGTGCGCTTGGATTGGCCACTCCGACATCCATTATGGTCGGAACCGGTAAAGGGGCGGAAAAAGGGATCCTCTTTAAAGGGGGTGAGTATTTAGAAGGAACGCATACAATCAATGCTGTGCTGCTGGATAAAACAGGTACTGTTACAAAGGGAAAACCAGAAGTAACAGATGTAGTAGAGTTTCAAAATGGCATGCTTGATTATGCCGTTTCAGCCGAGAGCGCTTCTGAACATCCGCTGGCCCAGGCGATAGTGGAATACGGAAAAAAACAAGCGATTTCCATAAAACCATCGGAGCATTTCTCCGCCATTCCCGGCCACGGAATTGAAGCTGTTATTGAAGGCAAACATGTTCTTGTTGGAACGCGAAAATTGATGAAGGAACACTCGATTGACATATCCGAGCATGAAAATCAAATGGCGGATTTTGAAAAACAAGGGAAAACCGCCATGCTGGTTGCCATTGACCATCAGATTGCCGGCATCATTGCTGTCGCGGATACCGTAAAAGAAAGCTCCAAAGAAGCCATTCAAACTTTAAAACAAATGGGTATAGAAGTGTACATGGTAACGGGAGACAATCAACGCACGGCTGAAGCGATAGCGAAGCAAGTGAATGTGGATCATGTGTATGCCGAAGTGCTCCCTGAAGACAAAGCGAAAATCGTTGAAGAACTCCAAAAACAAGGAAAACGAGTGGCGATGGTTGGCGATGGGATCAATGATGCTCCCGCTCTTGCAAAAGCGGATATCGGAATGGCCATCGGCACAGGAACGGATGTCGCGATTGAAACGGCTGATGTAACGTTGGTTGGCGGAGATCTGGCACATATTCCAAATGCGATTGAGTTAAGTCGTAAAACGATGAGAAACATTCGACAAAATCTATTTTGGGCTTTGTTTTATAATTCTGTTGGCATTCCTGTGGCAGCAGCTGGATTATTGGAGCCTTGGGTTGCGGGAGCGGCTATGGCATTCAGCTCTGTATCGGTTGTGACAAACGCGCTTCGTTTGAAACGCGTGAAAATAGAAAATGGAACCATATAA